DNA from Deltaproteobacteria bacterium:
GATCGGCAAGACCATCAACCGGAGCCATTCCACGGTCCTCTATTCCGTGGAGCAGGTGGCCCACCGGATGAAGACCGATCGCAATCTCAAATACCAGATCGAGTTCCTCGCCGGGCGCATCGAGGATATGAAAAAATGATTCACGGGGTTGAGCATGCGAGTTCTCCATGTGGGCAAATACTATCCACCCTACCAGGGAGGGATGGAAAATTTTCTAAGGGACCTGTTGAAGGCCCTTAAGGGAGAGGGGGTTTCTGTTTCCGGTCTGGTACACCATCATATCTCCGGGCGGTCGTTTTCACGCGAGGAAGATGACGGCGTGCCCATCTCCCGGATACCGTCCTGCGGGCAGTTGCTTTATCTCCCCCTAAGCCCGGCATTTCCCAGATGGCTCAGACAGGTTATCCGGGAGTTTCAGCCGGACCTCCTTCACCTCCATTTCCCCAATCCCTCCGCATGCTGGGGGCTTCTGATCCCGGAGGCCCGAGCTATTCCCTGGATTGTCCAGTGGCAGTCGGATGTGGTCCCTTCTGCCATTGATCATCGCCTGAAGCCTGCCTACCAATTATACCGTCCTCTGGAACAGGCGGTCCTCAAAAGGACAAGGCGGGTTATTGTGGCCTCGGAACCCTATCTTGAATATAGCGATCCTCTCAAAAGATGGGCCTCCAAATGTCGCGTGATCCCCCTGGGGATAGATCCGAAAAGGCTTTCGCTGCCGAAGGCGTCCCTTGTCAAAGCGGCGGACAAACATTGGAGACCCGGAACACTGAAGGTCCTTGCCGTGGGACGTCTGACCTATTACAAGGGGTTCGATGTACTGATCCGGGCCGCGAGGCAGGTCCCCGGCATAT
Protein-coding regions in this window:
- a CDS encoding glycosyltransferase; the protein is MRVLHVGKYYPPYQGGMENFLRDLLKALKGEGVSVSGLVHHHISGRSFSREEDDGVPISRIPSCGQLLYLPLSPAFPRWLRQVIREFQPDLLHLHFPNPSACWGLLIPEARAIPWIVQWQSDVVPSAIDHRLKPAYQLYRPLEQAVLKRTRRVIVASEPYLEYSDPLKRWASKCRVIPLGIDPKRLSLPKASLVKAADKHWRPGTLKVLAVGRLTYYKGFDVLIRAARQVPGISVQIVGDGALRSALQEQIGGSGMEGRVVLRGSLSDQELQALLATCDLFCLPSVERTEAFGIVLLEAMQYGKALVVSDIPGSGAGWVVRKGSCGFLTPPGDAGALANRFERLILQPDLCEKLGSKGRESLERLFHIRSVARQIKEVYGELAN